The proteins below come from a single Pieris brassicae chromosome 1, ilPieBrab1.1, whole genome shotgun sequence genomic window:
- the LOC123707613 gene encoding SET and MYND domain-containing protein 4-like codes for MADVVGFFKHFHEHVNSSLDDVTRTNFANLETNSKRVAYLSGLPLIKSYDLTPEVAKCKSGGEFPVNKRLEKARLFKDEGNREVQRGDWAKAMQLYSLSLINMPKKETEELAIVLANRSAALNHLEQHEECLADIRRCLDLGYPRHLRYKVYERRARCLLVLKRNQDAVKAFQNTISSLDEAKNLHQEKKQKLLTDAKLMLEVLNKGLVLAGYPKDPKPINKIVPKPKLPGKHNINYPAASQAIQIDHDETRGRYATASRDIQVGETLLIEKPHSGVLLAEYAATHCQNCFSKCPIALGCPTCPNVVFCSDHCQEVALTSYHAYECPILPLIWKSGCSITCHIALRMITQNSKQYFKEISKDLDKKPTGPYKTNDYRNIYNLVSHEDKRTKQDLLHRSHMAVFLVKLLELSGYFDTKPRETLIDIDEIKTMGVAERHRDDVELFGGLILKNTQVLQFNAHEVFELQCSKPRQEQNVIKHNGDSVFVAGAVFPTLALFNHSCDPSVVRYFSGPYIIVRSVKNIKKGEEVAENYGPIFTMTSKEERQATLKDQYWFDCTCEPCQQNWPRYDQMNETYMRFRCDSGQPCPNVLPVAHDCTEFMVKCGLCQQFTNILKGLKALQDTEVMYTLGRAAMEEGKYGEAIKKLVEVLKLYDSTLAPPYKSYYDCVQDLRRCMLSFGNFSVA; via the exons ATGGCTGATGTGGTCGGGTTTTTTAAGCATTTTCATGAACACGTCAATAGTTCTTTAGATGATGTGACGAGAACAAATTTTGCTAATTTAGAAACGAATTCAAAACGTGTAGCATATTTAAGTGGTCTACCTCTAATAAAATCCTACGACCTGACACCGGAAGTAGCAAAATGTAAAAGTGGGGGTGAGTTTCCTGTCAATAAGCGTCTGGAGAAAGCACGCCTTTTCAAGGATGAGGGAAATAGGGAAGTGCAAAGAGGTGACTGGGCGAAGGCCATGCAACTATACAGTTTGAGTTTGATCAATATGCCAAAGAAAGAAA CTGAAGAACTAGCTATTGTACTGGCAAACCGCTCCGCTGCGCTCAATCACTTGGAGCAACATGAGGAGTGTCTGGCGGACATCAGGCGCTGTCTCGATTTGGGATATCCTCGCCACTTGCGTTACAAGGTTTATGAGAGAAGAGCCAGATGTCTTCTGGTACTCAAGAGGAACCAAGATGCTGTCAAAGCTTTCCa gAATACTATCTCATCCCTTGACGAAGCAAAAAACCTGCACCAAGAAAAGAAGCAAAAATTACTAACGGATGCAAAATTAATGTTAGAGGTTCTTAACAAAGGCCTCGTCCTCGCCGGCTATCCAAAAGACCCCAAACCCATAAACAAAATTGTGCCCAAGCCGAAACTGCCtggaaaacataatataaactatcCCGCTGCATCTCAAGCTATTCAAATAGACCATGATGAAACAAGAGGAAGATATGCGACAGCTTCCAGGGATATTCAAGTTGGAGAAACACTGCTCATTGAAAAGCCACACAGCGGTGTTTTGTTAGCAGAATACGCTGCAACGCATTGTCAAAACTGTTTTTCTAA ATGCCCAATAGCTCTTGGCTGTCCGACATGCCCTAACGTAGTATTCTGTAGCGACCACTGCCAAGAAGTGGCGCTGACATCATACCATGCTTATGAGTGCCCTATCCTGCCCTTAATATGGAAATCGGGTTGCTCTATCACGTGCCACATAGCTTTGCGAATGATTACTCAGAACTCTAAACAGTACTTCAAAGAAATAAGCAAAGATTTGGATAAAAAACCCACTGGTCCATACAAAACAAACGATTACAGAAATATCTATAACTTAGTATCACATGAAGATAAAAGAACTAAGCAGGACTTGCTGCATAGGAGTCATATGGCAGTATTTCTGGTAAAGCTCCTTGAACTAAGTGGTTATTTCGATACCAAACCTAGAGAAACACTTATAGATATAGATGAAATAAAGACAATGGGTGTTGCTGAAAGACATCGCGACGACGTAGAACTGTTTGGAGGTCTCATTCTAAAGAACACCCAAGTTCTCCAGTTTAACGCTCATGAAGTATTTGAATTACAGTGTTCTAAGCCCCGTCAGGAACAAAATGTAATCAAACATAATGGTGATTCAGTTTTCGTGGCAGGCGCTGTGTTTCCCACCCTCGCGTTATTTAACCATTCGTGTGATCCGAGTGTTGTCAG ATACTTTTCAGGACCCTACATAATCGTGCgctctgtaaaaaatataaagaaggGAGAAGAAGTTGCAGAGAACTATGGACCGATATTCACCATGACATCCAAAGAGGAGAGGCAGGCTACTCTGAAAGACCAGTATTGGTTTGATTGTACCTGCGAGCCTTGTCAGCAGAATTGGCCTCGCTACGACCAAATGAATGAAACTTATATGAGATTTAG ATGCGATTCAGGTCAACCTTGTCCCAATGTATTGCCAGTGGCCCATGATTGCACAGAGTTCATGGTTAAATGTGGACTTTGTCAACAATTCACTAACATCTTGAAGGGATTGAAGGCACTGCAG